CAGCGTGAAACCCATTTCATCGCCCAGCGCGCAAATCTGTTCTCGATACCCATGATGCCCAGTTCAAGCATCAACCCAAGCAAACCTGCATAACCGCCCATGCGATGCACTTCGACGGTCTTGAATTCTTTGAATAAATTCCGCAAGCCGTCTTCGGTGAAACGCTGGTAGTCGAATGGGTCGGCATGGACCGGGTAGAGGAAGGGGACCGAAGCAAGGACCAAGCCCCCGTCACGCAGGAGGCGGCGTATTTCGTCCACGCATCGCCCCGGACGGGGAAGATGCTCCAGCACTTCGGTGCAGATGATGCAGTCCACGCTTTTTCCTCTTAAAGGAATCCGCTGGACGTCACCGTACACGTTCGGCCTTGTGGACATATCAAGGTTGACGTACCACCACGACTTTGCCTGACCTTCGGGCGGCTGGAATGCGCCGCGCTTGTTCTCGCGTTTGCCGCCGACATCCACCACCACGCCGCGCATCTCGTGCGCGAACGCCTCGAGCGCGGAATCGAGCCACAAGCGACGGTAGGTGATGTAACCTTCTGCGTTCCAGTAGTCGCGGCGGGATGGCGTGATGGAGGTCATCGAGTCGAGCCTATCCAATTATGCTTTTTTGATCGAAGCGAATATCTCCTCGCGCCCCGGTTTGCAGAACAGGGTGTCTTCGATCAACACGAAATCGAGTTCGGTGGTCTTCAACATCTCGAGACCGACAGCGTAAAAGTTGAGGATAGGTTCGCCGCCGGGGTTGAACGATGTATTTAACATGATGGGTATGCCAGAGAGTTTTTCGAATTCCTTCAGAGTCCTGTGCATGAAGGGATGCGCCTCTTCGCGCAGCGTTTGCAGGCGCGAACTGCCGTCTACATGCGTGATGGAAGGCAGAACGTCGCGGTATTCCGGTTTTGTGTAGCAGATGACGGACATGTAGGGTATATCTTCGATGTTTGTGAAATATTTTTTTGCGTCTTCCGCCGCCGCGATCGGCGCAAAGGGACGATACCACTCGCGATGTTTGACCTTGCGGTTGACGATATCTTTCATATCCTTGTTCAACGGATTGCAGAGAATGGAACGGTTGCCCAGCGCGCGCGGACCAACTTCATACCTGCCGCGTATCACGCCGACGATGTAATCCGAAAACACCAGTCTCGCCAAAAGCGCGGGTGTTTCCCCGGCTGTCAAATCCATATGCGGATACTGGTCTCGAATTGAGGGAAGGTCATTCTTATCGAAGGCTTCTAATCCCAAGTACGGCGAGAAATATTCGCCGTAGCCATTGAAAGTGCCGTTATCTCCGTGCGTCCAATAAACATACAAAGCCGCCCCGGCGGAAAGTCCGCAGTCTGAGGGGTTGGGGACGAAGTGCGTGCCTTTGAAGACGCCCAACTGCTGGATCTCGTAATTGGTGATGCCGTTGAGAGCGCAGCCGCCGACGACGCAAAGATTTTCATGTTTTCCGAAATATGGTTTGAGCAGATCAACGACCGCTTCGGTCCATGCTGCCTGTACAGTGTGTGAAAAGTTTTGAGCGGTTTTGTCTTCCGGCCCGTTCAGGCGAAGAACTTTACCGTCGCCAATCAGGTTTTTGACCATCCCTTTCACGCCGCCATCATGATCATCATCCTGTACGAGAAATTTTTTCAGGTCGGGGATATCGCGCAAGGCGACATCGTTGATACGATGTGCCTTACCGTATTTATTCAATCCCTCGATCCGGCGCGGCGCGGCTTTGATGTACTTTTTGACATACTCGCGGGCGTACGGCATCCATTCTTGAATGACTTCTCCGTAGGCGGTGAGACCCATGGCTTTGCCCGAGGTCGTCCCTTCGATCTCGGGCTTGATCCCGGCAATGTAGCCCATGTTGTTGTAACTCTGCCCGAAGCGCATCGGGTCGTTGTGCAGGTATTCGATCTTACTGCCGCTTCCGCCGAAGATGAGCGTCTGCCCGTCGTTGCCTTCACCGTCGTAACTCAGGATCAAGGCTTCATCGAACGGGGAGGTGAAGAACGCCAGCGCGGCATGACTCAGGTGGTGGTCTATATGATACGCAGCGCCGAATTCGAACCCGTTTTTGGCGAGGATGTCTTGAAAATTCTTGAACTCCTCCACCCGTCCCTGGTTCTGTACCGCCAGCGCGTCGAACTTTTTACCCCATTCCTTTGCCACCATGCCGAGGAACAATTCCATGTCGTCCAACGAGACATATTGATACCCGCTGACATGCTTGCCGGGTTCCATCGTCAGGCAATGCAGTTTGTATCTCTTCTGGCGGAAGTAACGCTCCGCCTCCATCACCGCCGCCACCTTGCCGTCCACCACATGCGCAAAACTGGTGTCGTGACCCAATGTAACGCCCAACACGCTTTTCATAATTTGATCTCCGATCATTCTTTAGAAATAATTTATTGAATTGATTCAACGTCCATCAAACGATGGAGGAAACAATCGACATGTTCAAGCCGCCTTTGAGCAAATTGCCGTGCTCATCCAGAGGCAAATTAAACCCGACCGGCTCAACAAAATCCTCGAAAGCCACGGGTAGGTCGTTTTTCCAGAGATCCGCAACATCTTCATGCTTGCGAATGCGATAATAGAAATCGCCTTGAGTGGGGGATCTGTAATCGCCATAACGCTTATCCCCGCGCACCTTTGCCTTCGTACCCAAACTGTCGGTGATGATATCCGCGCTGACCGGCAGGACAGGGATGGCGCGTTGCAACGGCATGTCGGAGTTTCGCCAGCGTTCGAGCATCTCCGCCTCACCGCCGCCGCTCGAATCGACGATGTTATGGTCCCGGCTGTCTATTTTCCACGGACCCAGTGTCTTCCAGAGGTCGGTGCGCGTCAGCGACGCGATTCCCGCGCCAATAATACCATCCTCCCTCCAGCCGTACGTCCGGATCGGATAGCCTCGTGTGGAGGATAATTTTTTAGGGAAGCGGAATCCCGTCTTATGGCGTCGGGCTTCGTCCCATACTTCCTTGAGTCCCGCCCGGTCGAGCCGTTGCCTTCCCCAAATGCGCCGAACCGTCTCTCTCCGCTGGAAGTTCAGGCTCACGCTCCCGATCCAGTGATTCCCCAGCAATACTTCGACACAATCCTTCATCCAATCGCCTTCGACCACGAACTGCATGTCGTCGGGCCACAACAATATCGCCTCGCCCTTCGCGCGCGAAACGATCTCGTTCATCGCACCTACGTGGGTTGATTTCATGAAGATGAGATCGTCTACCCAGCCCAAACTTTTGAGATAGTCCGCCAATCCGCTCTCTGTAGAGAGGTTATCCAGCACGATCCATTGAATGTTCGGATATTGGATACAGCATCTCATGGACTCGAGCGTGGCGCGTAAATAGTGAAGTCGATTCCAACTCAAGACGCCGATGGTCAGCAGGGGCAGGTCGTTCGTCATTGCGGCAAAATCCTGATGATGTCGTCTTCGGTATAAATCTTCACGTTTTTGCGAAGCGAAAAGACGAAGGCTTCCAGTTCATTCATTGTCGGGTAATCCTCGGATTTCCCAAAGGCGCGCGCGTCGTCTATCATAATGACGTGACGCAGGTCTTCGGCGCGCAGGATGTGACTCAGTTCCTCCATGATGGGTGTGCTTTTCTTCCCCCGCGCCGTTTCATCCGCGGACCAATGCCCGTCCAACCAGAAAAGCGCCGGACGGTCAACCTCTCTCATCAAGTTACCGATCACATCGCCGCTGTCGCCCTGCAAGATTGTCACATTCCTTTGCCCGCGGAAGTATCTTCGCGCCCGCCTGGCGAACCTTTCGCTCAGTTCGATGGAATAGACCCTCTCAAAGGATTCGCGCAGAGCCTCGACCATCTCGCCCATGTATGTCCCGGTCTCGATCAGGATGAGCAGGTTGTATTCCTTTGCGTATCGCTTCAATATTTCCTGCTTCATGAGGTGCGGAAGCGGCAGGAAGCGCGGCTTCTGTTCACGCCACCAGGACAATTGCTCCTCCTGGCGTCTTCGATCGAGCCGACGCTGAAGCGGTGGAATCCAATAGGCGTGCGTCTGTAATGTTTGCATGATTCTTTGCATCGTTCTCTCGTAAATCCTTTACATGCGGCTCTTGATCATCTGGACGAGGCGTTCCCCCGCCCGGCCGTCCAATTCGCCGCATTCGGATGCGGCGTACTCATGACGCGCCTCGCGCTCCAATGCCCGGTCTGCAAGATACACGTTGACATATTTGATCAGATCGTCCTCGTTCTTTGCGATCCGCGAGGCGGCAAGGCGCAGCGTTCTCCGGTTGTGAGTCTGGCGTTGTAAAAATGCGGATGTCATGTGGAAGCGGTGTCCGTAGGTGTAAACGTCGTACCCCAAATGGATCACGGGCAGATTGCAGATCGCCGCCTCGAGGCTGATGGTGGAAAAGTAGTTGATCATCACATCGCTGTAATGTAGGAGATACGCCAGTTCATCCGGTCCCTCGTCAAAGTTCAAGTCTTCGAGCATTTCGCTCCGGCGGTCGCCCGCCGCTTCGATGGAGCCTGGGTTGGAGAGATATACGCCCTCCCTGCGGAAGAGTTCCTCCAGCACCTGCCAGCCCGGCGACTCCAACAACTTGCCGTGTGGATACGGGCGCACGACGAAATTGAACGGCTCGGAGCAGACGCGCGACTTTTGCTCGACGAACAATTTGTAGATCTCGAAATAGCGCGTAATATTCACGCCGCCAGCGAAGAAGATCGTCTTCCGCTTCGGGTCGAGACCAATGGATTTCAGGAACTCGTCCCTGCCGATGGGGAGCGGTTGAATGAATCTATCGTACTGCAACGGTCCTGTGATCTCGATGCGGTTTGCCGGGATGCCGTGCAAACGGATCGCCTCATCCGCCATTTGCTGACTCCAGACGGCGAGACACGTCGGCGTGTATCCGCGATACCCCATGTTGACGATATTGTCGTAATTGGTAATGCTGGCAAAAACAGGAAGATTCTGTTTTTGTCCCTCTCGGGCAAAATTCCCCGCATGACCAAAACCATAATTTCCGATGCCGGGGGTCAACACACATTTCAATCCACTCTCGCGGATGTCCTTTTCATGGAATCGCGGCTGGTAGAAGGTCGACTCCAGCCAGAGCAACAGGTTTCCCATTCCCGGTGTGTGCCGCAGGATGTCGGTGAAGAAGATGTACGACCCCACCTGCGAAGCGGGCGAGTCATACAGGGTGCTTTCCACTTCCTCGCGGAAGCGCAGGTCGGTCGTCTCGGTGATGATAACGAAGCGGCGCAGTTTCTTCATCGTGCGTAACAGCCTGCGCGCCTGATCGTATTTGTCGTACTCCTCCACGCGCAGTTCGCGGTACTGTTCCGGGTCGAATTCAAAGGATCGAAAATACTGCGACCACATAAAATAGACGGGTATGAATCCGTTGTTTGCAAGCCGCGCCCGAAAAGACGGCTGATGCAATACGCGGGTCGCCATCTTTCCGCCGAGGGGAATACCGATTTTGATATCGTTCATTTTTTATCCACAATACTTCATCACACGCTTGGACAACGACAACCCATCCAGCTCATGGAACGCAAGCGCCTGCTGTGGCGTACCGCAGGCGGGATAGCCTTCCACAGCGAACTTGATCATCTGCTTGCCGTTGAGCAAGCTATGTTCACTGCACACAGTAAGAATGTTATCCATCAAACCGCCAGCGGGGTGATGATCTTCGAGCATGAAGATGGTGGAATACGACTTGAGGACTTCGGTCAGCCACTTCACATCCACACGATTGAGCCAGGGCATATTGATGATGTTCAAGCCGAATCCGCGCTCGGCAAGGAGTTCACTGGCGAGGAGCGCTTCGTGCAACATGACGGGACCGTAGGCAAACATGACCGCATCTTTCCCTGCTGTGAGTTGACAGCCCACCCCTGGCTTGAACTCATACCCAGCCGGGAGCGTAATACGGCGTGGACTTGGCCCAATGATGAGGCGCAGAGCAATCACATCATCGGTCTTGTTCACGGCGTAATCCATCGCCATGCGAGTCTCTTCAGCACTGCAAGGTTGCAGGATGGTGCAATTCGGCAAGGCAGAGAAGAGCGAAATATCGCGCAGGGATTGGTGAGACTTGCCCGGACCAGCAGGAATCAAGCCCGCATAGTGCAAGGCATAAATGATCTTGGACTTTTCTCCCGCAGCATTATAAATCTGCTCATTGGCACGCGAAGCGAGGAAACTGGCAAAAGAATTGACAACTGGTAACAGTCCCTGACGAGCAAGTCCCGCAGCCATCGAAACCATATCCTGTTCGGCAATACCGTTTTCGATAAAGCGATCTGGGTAGGTATTTTCAAAATCGCGGACTTTGCAATCAGAAGAAAGGTCAGCATCGAGGACGATGATGTCTTTGCGTTTGGCTGCGAGTTCCACCAAGGCTTGACCGTATGCACGCGAAACATATTCATCAGTTGGCTTCACAGAGAGATGATCCAAAGCAGCCTGGCTGAGAGGTTCACCTTCCAACATGGACGGGCTTGCGGTTTTCACTTCCGGCTCAACGGGAGACAAATGCAACGGGTCGAGCGACACAGCCGCGAGGTCCGCATTGATGCGCTGAATCAGTTCAGAATAACCTGCCTCAAAGGCAGCATCATCCGGCGCGCCCGAATGCCAGGGATAAAGTCCTTTTCCAATTTCAAGCGCGGCAGGATGCTCCATGAACGAGATACCGCGACCTTTGATGGTGTCAGCAATGATAATCTGCGGCTTGCCCTTAACCTGCCTGGCTTCGGCAAGCGCCTTTTCGATGGAACGAAAATCATGCCCGTCGATG
This portion of the Anaerolineales bacterium genome encodes:
- a CDS encoding 1-deoxy-D-xylulose-5-phosphate synthase; its protein translation is MVELKLIPVEEFKRVRNSSADKYKKLQVIADMCRANTLTEVKRAGSGHLGSSFSAMDIVVWMYYEEMNTIKVGFDSPDRDIYFSSKGHDVPGLYAVLHSLGEIPDAMLMSLRRLNGLNGHPDISNRGMEANSGSLGMGISKGRGMAWAKKYNNHGGHVFVMTGDGELQEGQNYEALHVTAHHKVDNLTVIVDDNKVQSDKPVAEIIDLRNLVEKFTAFGWHVICIDGHDFRSIEKALAEARQVKGKPQIIIADTIKGRGISFMEHPAALEIGKGLYPWHSGAPDDAAFEAGYSELIQRINADLAAVSLDPLHLSPVEPEVKTASPSMLEGEPLSQAALDHLSVKPTDEYVSRAYGQALVELAAKRKDIIVLDADLSSDCKVRDFENTYPDRFIENGIAEQDMVSMAAGLARQGLLPVVNSFASFLASRANEQIYNAAGEKSKIIYALHYAGLIPAGPGKSHQSLRDISLFSALPNCTILQPCSAEETRMAMDYAVNKTDDVIALRLIIGPSPRRITLPAGYEFKPGVGCQLTAGKDAVMFAYGPVMLHEALLASELLAERGFGLNIINMPWLNRVDVKWLTEVLKSYSTIFMLEDHHPAGGLMDNILTVCSEHSLLNGKQMIKFAVEGYPACGTPQQALAFHELDGLSLSKRVMKYCG
- a CDS encoding glycosyltransferase family 2 protein, with amino-acid sequence MTNDLPLLTIGVLSWNRLHYLRATLESMRCCIQYPNIQWIVLDNLSTESGLADYLKSLGWVDDLIFMKSTHVGAMNEIVSRAKGEAILLWPDDMQFVVEGDWMKDCVEVLLGNHWIGSVSLNFQRRETVRRIWGRQRLDRAGLKEVWDEARRHKTGFRFPKKLSSTRGYPIRTYGWREDGIIGAGIASLTRTDLWKTLGPWKIDSRDHNIVDSSGGGEAEMLERWRNSDMPLQRAIPVLPVSADIITDSLGTKAKVRGDKRYGDYRSPTQGDFYYRIRKHEDVADLWKNDLPVAFEDFVEPVGFNLPLDEHGNLLKGGLNMSIVSSIV
- a CDS encoding class I SAM-dependent methyltransferase — encoded protein: MTSITPSRRDYWNAEGYITYRRLWLDSALEAFAHEMRGVVVDVGGKRENKRGAFQPPEGQAKSWWYVNLDMSTRPNVYGDVQRIPLRGKSVDCIICTEVLEHLPRPGRCVDEIRRLLRDGGLVLASVPFLYPVHADPFDYQRFTEDGLRNLFKEFKTVEVHRMGGYAGLLGLMLELGIMGIENRFARWAMKWVSRWLCRRDLASFGNESEAWSKFTTGYFVRAVR